In Colletotrichum higginsianum IMI 349063 chromosome 1, whole genome shotgun sequence, the DNA window GGGTGGAAGAAGTAGATCATGCGGCCGAGGGTCATGTACGCGAACGCGTTGACCCCTTTTGGATTTGATGTGTTAGTGTGTTCACCAGTGGGGTTCAAGCAACGGCATTCAACTCACAGATGGGCGCCAGCAGGATGAAGATCTGGAAGACGAGGTAGAGACCGTCACTTTGCTGGTCCCTGCTGCTCGCGGCCCGGAAGACGAATGCCAGCGTCTCCCAGATGCCCGCCATGATAATAACCCAGCACCATCTCTGAAGTTCCGGTCAGtgttttctttccctttttCTCCCGTGCATCGCGCAGATGGGAGGGACCCGTCGAGACATACGGACCTTCTTGTGCCTGGCGGCCTGCCATACGTGAATGGCTGTCAGGGCGCCAAAGAGCACCGCGAacaccatggccgccgcgAAGCTGGGATAGTAGTTCCAGATGGCGCCGCACTCGCCGGGCGGGACGTAGCCGTTGGCGTCCGGCTCGATGGTCTGGATGCACGTCGGAAGGGCGAGGTCGATAGTCTTGGCGGGGATGTTGACGTGACTGTTGGTCACGCCGGGGATGATGATGTGCTTGGTCGTGATGAAGTTGCCCGTCGGGACGGCTGATGCTGCGGAGGAGACCGTCGTGTCTTGTCGTCTGTCCAACGTCCCGGGCAgagtcggcggcgtgggcgaaGGAGTCGCTGGCAGGATGAGTGCCGAGGCGAGAGGAGCCAGGACGAGCCACGAGAAACGCATGTTGAGTGAGGGTTCAAAGATGGTGATAGTACGAGAAAGGAATGTTTGCAACGAGTTTTGCGGATGGCTCTTGGTCTTGGAAGCTGCTTCATTTTCCCGAATCTGGTCTCTTTTGCGTTCTGCCCACATCCTTATAAGTGAAGTTGCAGAGACTCCCAAAGCCACTCTTATCACGGCCGCGTCTGGCGATGCACAGCCCCAGGATTCGCTCCTTTACATAAAAGATGCGACCCGACCAATGGCAGCTCCGCATGGTGGAACAGCGCTAGGTTAATATTACAGCGACGTGGAATGGGAAAATAAACCCCCCCTGTTGGCGGCGTCAGCACGACATCTTGCGCGGGCGTGTGTGTTGTCTGTGTGTACGCGTGCGGCGTAGTCTCTCTGTACATGGGGGTgtgtgtttttttcttcttttttctttctttccccttttTATACACACGGCAAACACAGGTACACTGGCGACGAGACTCCTCAAGACGATGatgggagaggaggggggaaaggagTTGCGGTTTAATAATAGATTTTTTTCATGGCTTGGGCCTCAAGGGCACGGAAACCCACTCTTCCTTGACCGTGACAGGCCCCTCTGGTTCTCTCAACAGGAGCGCAACCTTTCTCCAGAGGATACCCGTGCCGTCGGTGCTAGATACAACGCGCCTGTCGTCCTGCAACGCCGAGTCCTTGATGCGCCGCTCCTCGGGCGGCAGCgtcccgtcgtcgaccatgtcggccatgtcgtcgtccgggCCGAGCTGCAGGCCGTGCTCGAATCCGATGACCTGCACGGCGAGCGTCGTGACGGTCGCCAGGTCCCAGCAGCTCTCCTTCTCGTGGGCGAGCGCCTTCAGGAGGCCCATGGCCGTCGTCCGCAGGCTCAGCGAGCGGCacttgacgaggacgaaggccAGCTGCGGCACGAAGCCCATCTCGAAGGTGAACTTGGCGCGCGGGAACTTGGTCCACATGGCGCGCAGGATGGCCTCGGACTCCCTCGCGAGCTCGATGATGCTGCGGAACTTGTCCATGTGCAGGTCGtagacggcctcgccgcgcgAGAAGCACGTGTCGATCCAGATCTTGCCGACGAGCCACTTGGACTCGAGCAGccgctcgacgagctcctcgcgcATGGCCATGAGCTTGCACTTCTGGATCCTCTTGCGCTCCTTGAAGGCCTGCAGCTCGCCCAGCCAGGCGTCGAGCAGCCCGTCAATCTCCCCCCGCTCCTGCATCGTGGCCGCGTCGGGTCGGGGACACGTCTCGTCCCCGAGCCGGTACTCGTCCGCCATCCTGATGAAGCGGATGGTCCGCACGAGCAACGGGTCCAGCGCCTCCTGGACCTCCAGCAGGCTGTggaacggcggcgtcgggacGCGGCACGGCGACGCCACGGCCGGAAAGGTCTCCGGGCGGACGCCGAAGAAGTAGGGGAAGATGCCGAGGCGGCAGAAGGCCGGTTCCAGGTAGTCCTTGGTGATGTTGGACTTGGTCTTGACGTCGTTGAGGATGTTGATGCCGTGCCGGCAGTGCTCGATGGCGGTCTGGCACCTGTTGCGGAGCATCTCGATGCACACGAAGAGGATGCACACGAAGAGCACGGCCTCCtggttcgtcgtcgtcctcaggtgcttgatggcctcgttgTAGTGGGTGACGGCAAAGGCgttcttctcggccgacCGGTCCAGCGGGTCCTCCAGGAACTTCTCATAGAGCGAGCTGATGGCCAGCATCGCGtgtctcgccgccggctgctgGTGGGAGAACTGGGGGACGAGATGCGTCCAGAAGTAGCTATCGAGAACCCCGGACAGTGAGGGCGCCACGTTGCGCCGGAAGAATGCGAGCTGCCGTAGTTCGGCATCCGGCGCCGACTCGGTCGGTGGCGGACGCGCGCTGAGCAGCTGACTCCACGAGTACGctcccgtcggcggcgtcacgTAACCATCGCACTTCCTCCCTGTGCTGGCACACCGGTTGCAGGCTGGGCGCGCCTCGTCACACTTGACCCGACGGATCCTGGGGGGGCTGATGAGTGACCGGCAAAAGGAAGGAAAGCAGAGACAATAATCAAGATCCGCCCAGTCCTGCATAGTCTGTGTCTATAGACTGGGTcggaaagggggaggggggcactCACTTGCACGTAATGCACCCCGTCTTCACCTTGGCTGCGCCCAGTCGGGCCATCTGGAAGAGTCGAAATGTGGGTTAGCCGGGTTGGAAGTTCACGGTGTCTGACTAGCACGCGAGAGGCCGTGAGGGCGTGTTCCTCCAATTCGATGCCGTGAGAGTATGAGGCGGCCTATGGagaggcggcgccgaagagtAGTCGTCTCAGGAAGCGAGGTCTTGAAGGCAATACGGGCCAGCTTGAACAGTTGCAGTTCAGTCACTACTGGAAGACTCTGCATAactccgccgccgagccaCGTTACGTGACATTTATTCTTGGGCGGTGCTCGTTTCAGAGAACGGACATGGGGAGCAACGGTTGCCTagactgagagagagagagaaacgaATGACCACAACTGGGACGGACTATTTGAGCATTGGCGCGTACACTAAGCATAGATTAGAGATTAGGCCGCATAAGGATACGTTTCGGGAGGGGCAAATGCGACCCGGCCAATCCGGTGCCATGGAAGGTTGATGGTTTGGGATCAGACGCTTATGTAAGTCTTGTTCCTTTCTGACCCTTGTCCAGACCTCAGTTCAAAGGCCTGTCCGTCCGATAAAATAGTCCTTTGTGTGTCGTTGGTAATTGCTGAAGCTGAGCTTATCCCGGAGCCCCGGACCCCGGGAGCCCCGAGTTCCGGGAGCACCGGCGCCACGCTTTGGAACCTTTGACGGCTGTCACAACATTAAGCAACAGGTAGCCGTCAGACTACAACAACCAGTGGGACCTTGGCTGAATTGTAGTTGAGAATCTGTATAGTGAGTGTCTTTGTGCTTGTTGAACAGGTCTAGTCACCTGACACTGACTACAAGGCTATACGGCCAGACCCTAACTTGCATCACCACTCCACGGAATCAGAACAATATAGTTAGCTGCACGAGCCAGGTGGATAGGCCTCGCACAGAGGACATTGAGAAAAGGTGCTCCGTTTTTCGTCTTTCCTGTTGAAAAGATGTCACCGAAGTTACGCTAAACCACCCGCGTCGTCGCGTCTTCTCACCCTCCCCGACCCCCTTCAGTATCAGAGATGTTCTCGACGTCCCTCTAGACAACTCGACTCGGATTGAGGCAAACCGAGGCAACGACCCAACCTTCTTTCTGACCAATTCTCACGAGAACCGGCATCCCCTCGTTGATGTGCGGCGTGCCCTTATCGAGTTGTTGACAGCGGCCCccttcgacctcgaactTGGGCCCGGTTGTGTTCCTCTACGGGCACATTAGCAGGATTGGCAACCGAGTCGTGGCCACGAAAAGATTCCGTCGTCGTTGTGTCGTGTCCCCGCTAACATGAACAGCTTGAGCGGGGAGACGACGGTATCGACGAACCGCTGGTCCACGGGAGGCGCCTCCTCTTTGTCGGACGCGCCGAGAAGTGACTTCAGCGCCAGTTGAACGATGGTCTTGTGAGGGCTCTTCTGCATCCTCGTTTGTTGCATGCACTGCTCGATTGAGGGCAGCAGCTCGCTGTGCATGACGCGTCTGTTGCGGGCGATAGAGGACGACCGCCACGGACTATATTTAGTATTGCCATgtgttgatgttgacgacAACAATGCACCGCGAGATCTGGTCCAGAAAGTGGCCTTTGAACCTGCTGGGGCCAGCGGTCTGCTCGttgagctcgacgtcgaggacggcgcggccgaTGATATCAATGGTCAGGTTCGTCGTCAAGTCTTCAAGAGGGAACACTTCGCCCCAGCTGCCGTCGGTCCCAGCTCGCTGTCGCAAGAGGCCGGCGAAGACCTCAACATCCTCGATCACTCCGGGAACCAGGCTCCAAGAGTTCTTGCTGCTGAAGCTCGGGTTGAACCGGGCGCGCCCCGTCTTCCACTCTTCGCCATCGAAGCTGATCATGTCCAGGTTCTCCGTCAGCGGCGTGAGGGTTGACCTGACGAGGTGGCTGCGCGGTGTCTCTGAAGCCTCCTAAAACTCATTCGCACTTGGAACACATGCGATTCAATACGAGTCCGATTCATACtaccgccaccaccgcgCAGACGCGAAGCGACAGGGCCCGCCAGGCTCTTTTCCTTACCGGGCGTGAAAATGCCCATTTTCGTGTCGGTTGTACTCATCACGTCCTGTAGAGCGCATGAGTGCAGGAGGGTTTTACCTGGAATTCACACGATGGACAACCGAGGAGAATGATGTCGCAGCCTTCCCTCTTCTTATACGCCCGCAGTGATGTCTGATAACAGGTAGCATCCCGTGGAACTCATGGCAAGATAATCACCTCTTGTGCCACCAGCATATTAGCCGCACAAGGAACAGACCGCTCACTAGGCGCAGGCATCGGCAGACCCCGCGTTAGGTAGTTCTAACAAAACATGCTTGGCTTTGAGGGCAATGGGCAGCAGATTTTGCTGATTACGGGAATGTCTCCCCCGCCAAAGGCAGCTCGAGCGACTGCTGCATGccaaagaggaggagaacccTGCAGGACTTTTCTTGCGTTGTGACTAGTCGTTTTGTATCGATTATCGATGCTGAAGAGCATGAAGCAGTGCTTGATCAAGTGAAGCTATAAATAActgctggagctgctggccgggtgATAAAGCCATCCACTAGTTGACGTGCTTACTAAGATCGCTTACTAAGTCAAAATGATCCGGCGCCACTTCAGCCACTCCAGCTACAGGGGGCTGGCTGTGCACAGCCTCAACGCCGGCATCACAAACCACCAAGATGAAAAAGAGGTGAAGATTCACTCACTTCACTTGAGAACCCCATTCGCAAAGGGTGAAATGGCAAAAAAATCGTAGGGCCCTAACCAGGGATCGAACCTGGGACCTCTCCCATTCGAGAATTGAGATGTCGTAGACAACCCTAAGGGAGAATCATACCGCTAGACCATCAGGGCGAAGTACTGGAACCAACTTGTGATGGTTGCCCAGTTCACCTCGCAAACGATCATGTGTGCTTGCGTGTGAGTCAAAAGGTAGGGCTACTCTCTCGCTGCGTGGGGAAGATTTGGGGGCCGAAATGAGCATCTGCGGGCCCGGTCCAAACACCCACAAGCCGGAGGCGGAGCGGAACCAGGTTGCCGGGGATCCAGTTCTGTCTCAGTCCTGTAATCCTGTGATACTAGCAGGGGGTGCACGCCTTTTGGTGCCCCCGAATGGAGTGGTTCTCCAATTGCGTTGGAGTGTTGCCGGGTGTTTTGTCCAGTTTGTTGGGGATGGCTGGTTCCATCCAACACCGGAAATCCGGCATGGCATCCGGACTTGGGCGGAAGAGATATTCGGGGTTTTCGCGCAATCAACATCATCCGGCCGCCTGAAGGAAACACGCTGGTTATGCATCATACTACAGAGCACAGCATTCTGTTCTTCACTCAAACTacggcgtcgaggttgacCCAGGCAAGCATGAAGGTATGGTTAGGTAGCGTGCTACTAGAGAATGTTACGTTTCTCGTAAGAAATAAGCACCAGTTGCAATAGCGCCGCTCTTCATACGTCGCTGGCACTTGTAATCTTAAGGCTTACGCGCGACGCACCCAATGGCCGGCTGTCCATTATCTCCGGAATGCAGACGAGCCGCAGGGTCTTGCCCTCAAGGGCCAACACCGACAGCAATTCAATCCGACGTAAATCTCCTGCTTACTTCGTCTCAAAAGCGCAAGACTGTGGCCGTCTCCCCTCATTTTGAACCCAAACTTCGCCATGGTTTCCAGTCAAATCCATTCGAAAACCCCCGCAATGGCTCACACTTCTCGAGTCTTGTTGTTTGGCCTCCTCGCAGCGGTACACGCTGCGGACCCGTACTCGCAATATCGGGCAGTGACCCCCGCGTTCTCCAGCATCGTCGTGTTCGGTGATTCGTTTAGCGACAACGGTGAGCGTCCAGAGTTTCCGAGTCTTTTGACACGCAAGGGACGAGGACTGATCGCACGCACAAAGGCAACGGGTCGGCTCGGGTATCGAACAATGCATGGCCTACAGACAAATAGTTagccaaaaaaaaagcttCTCCTGATCCGACCGTTCGTTTGCTTGGGTCGACTGATTTTCCAACCTCAGCTATGCCGGACGCTTTTCCAACGGCCCCGTCTGGCCCGAATACGTAGCCGCCAACTTGTCGATCCCGCTCTACGACTACGCAGTGGGAGGCGCCACTACATCCAACAACTTGGTGCAGGGATACACCGGACCAGGCGGGACGATTGCGGTGCCTTCGGTGGTCGATCAACTCGCCACCTTTCTGGACAAGACCACTCCCCAGGGAGGGGCCTTCGCGGCCTTGGACTCGGCAGCCCTGGCCGCACCATTGTTCGTCGTGTTCGCCGGAGCCAACGACATCCTGTTCAACCCCAACATCAGTGCTTCGCAGACACACCAGGTCTTGCTTCAAGTGGCGACGCGCCTGCGGGATGCGTATCACAGCTCAGAAGTCCTCGCCATTTCACCTCCGGATGTGTCGAAGCTCCCCTACGGCTTCTACGTGGATACCCCGACGAAGCAGAGTCTGCAGAGCTACACGGCCCTTCTGGGAGACCTGCTTGGCCGCTTCCAGAGGCTGGCAGTCCATGTTGATCTTCGACCGCTCTTTGAGGATTTCGAGTATTACGCCGCGCCTCTGGCGTACGGGTTCGACCCTCTGGGCAAGTACGGCAGTTGCTTGGAGGGGGCATATGGCGAGACGCCGAATGTGACGGTCTGCGAACATGCCGAGAGGAGGGTTTACTGGGACGAGTATCAGTACGCTCTCATTACCATGCTTTCTCTGACTTCCTCGGTCGTACTGGCTTCTAGCCATTCTTCGACCGGATCTTCTGACGTAGTTGCAGTCCCACAACCCAGGCACACTCGTGGATCGCCAAACAAGTCCTCGACGTTCTCAGGGGTCCGTTTTGATGTTACCGATTCATCAAGTCAGAAGTGCATTCGGCGGTATGGTTGAACGTTGTAGATGCGACTGACTGTTTTGGGATTAAACTACACCCCCACAAAGCTTGTATATTCTCCTCAGGAGTAAGCTTATCTTGAAAGTTTCTGGCATGTTTTTTCCCCCTGTTGCTGAGCTTGAGGTAGAACCGTTTGTGGGGGAAAACAGCAGCCGTTGGAAACTAGACTGAGACTGGTTGCGCGCCCTTGTTTGACTCGTTGAGGGTGCCGTTTGTGACGGGGATTCGCTCGCTTGCTTGCCCCCTATCCTCCCGACTGGGGATACAACAGTAAACATCTTGAGAGATGAATGTTTCCATCTCAATTAGGTCATGGCAGTGTTCCTGAACGGACTATGGTGGAAAACGCCAGGTGATGATCTCTACATCCTAGCTGTTGACCTCAGCTTGCCCACTATCAGCGAGAATTTACGGTATCATCCTAAGAAGGTCGCCGTGAGTCCCGAGTCTTCAGGACCCGAAGAAGCCACCGGAACCTCTTGTTTTGGCGATTTAGAGCATTCAACTTCGCTAGCGAGAAGGCAACTGAGCGCCCGCGGTCCAGCGTCTGCCTGGTTTTCATTTCGGGCGCAAAGCGACTCTTGCTGTGCCACCTTGGCGCATGAAGCCTCAAGATGAATGGGAGACGCAACATAAAAAAGGGGCTCGAACCACAGTCTCCAACGGAAAATTCTCAATTCCTTTCGTGCCAATctgtcttcgtcgtcatcctcagTCTCTTAGTGTCTCCGCAAACGACCATGTCTTCCAGCATCACAACGTCCACCACCGTGACGGGTGCTGCGTTGCTTGCCATCACCACGCCATTCGTTCAGCCACCCGACTGTACGAGTTACTGGGGGACCACGAGTTTGCGCTCAAATGTCATCAACGGTACCATAAGAATGACCCGCGTGATAGTCTCTGAGTCCGCCGCATCATGCTACCCGCCTGGTTGGACGGGCGATAAAACCACCCCGGGAAAGCCCAGCTTTTCCCCAGGCGTGTGCCCCGATGGCTGGGTGTATTGGGACATGGCTGAGGCTAGCTCTGcagcggcatcgacggcctTTTGCTGCGACAGGTCTGTTTGCGTTTCTTCTCTCGTAATGGTTTGGGCTCTTGGACAAGAACACTCTCTGACTGTCGACCCAAGTGGCTTCTCTCTCCAGTGGCTTCCCCTATATTGGCCCCAAACGTCGCTGGTCCCGGAGTCCCGGTTGTGTGGAAGTTGGAGCCGCAACACCGGAGCAGGCACAGAGACGTCAAGCGAGTACCCGGGCTCTATTCTCATGGTCCACGATCCCTGGGCAGTGACCTGGGCCGCTTCTGACACGGCGACGCTGACGCCAAAGTTGCCCACTCTCACCAAGTCGATAGCTCTGCCGACCTGGACGCCCGACCAGGTGATTCCTGATAGCGCATACGAACCGCCGAAAGAGAATAAGGACGGGTTGCAGATAAGCCAGAGTCTTTATCTCTTTATTTGTATTGGGATACCTCTCATCGCAGCCGCCATGGTTGGCTCCTGCATAGGGTGCTGTGTCCAAAGCTGTAGAAAGAGAAGACGGGAGGAGAGAGCCCTGGCGGGAAATTCATCCATAAAACAGTCGTCGGGATAAGATGCGAGAACTAGAAGTATGGTATGGACTGTTGTCGAGCGAGGGGCACAGATCAAGGTGATACTTGGTGTCGATCCTGCCAGATGCTCCCGACGACCGATGACAAAGGCAACAACCAGAGACCCGGCAGTGTTGGATGTGGCAGACCCCAAGGCAAGTGAGGTATATGGTTGGAAAGAATCGGAGCAGACCTGCGAGTGGTGGCCTCAGACTGGTTGGAACTTGTAAGGACTATGGAGCGTCGTCCTCCGAGTTGAAAGACAGAACCGGGGCGAGTTTCATTTGAAAGCTAGTCCAGCTGTTCCATGGGCCGTTGTGATTCGCAGAATATTCAACGAAATTCAGGCTCACTCGCCGGGTCTCTTACCTTTCCTCGGAGATGAAGTTGCTGCTACGATGACGCGGACCGCTTTGGGTTTCGGCACCTGCAGGTCTCCGAAGCCGCTCATCCGGACGATGCGGACCAAGTTATGGTTATTTGGCTATTTCATAATGTGACCCAACAATAGACGGAAGAAAGAGCAGAATCCCTGAGAGTGGTTCGTCGCTTCATTTCTCACCGTCTCACAAAGGAGTACAAGGGCGAAGCCATTCGTCAGCTTGGCGGATATGATTTCCCGAAACCGACATGTGCTGATTTCTCCAGCTCCTATCGCCGCGGCGCCCACATCCACCCTGCCGCTGCGGATGTTTGTTAAGGCTGTCCATGGTGCAGGCATGCCCCCTGGGCCTCATCTAAGCGCGACGTGCTGCCATCTGATGACGCGTAATTAAGACATGGTCCGTCCCCGGCAGCGATGGCACCAAAGGAAAGGTGGACATGCCATGAACGACCAAAACAAGTGAAAACCTCCCGCGCTAGGAACGACGGTGCcgctccccctcccctcgacCTAAAATGTCAAGGTGaaacgaggacgacgacggttCTCATTTAAGGCAAACGCCCGATGGTCGGAAAATAAGGGAGCGGTGGAGACCTCCCGACTCCGTTTCCCCTCGAAACAGAGGGGGTCGTGACGGGTTAAACTCCCACGGCCCAACCACTTACACGTGTGGACCGCAGTCAACCCTGACCCCGGAGACGATCTGTCGTTCTTTGGCTGGGCCTAGAACTCTCCGAACTCTCTGAGCACTGTTGACTTGTTGAGCAATGACATACACCTGCCCGGCTGCTCCATTTTCCCACGCAGCATCTATCATCCCGCTGCGTAAGCGCAACCCAGACCCGTGCAAACTCATTTTGCCCCGCCCCCCTTGGGAACCCATCGGTCAAGAAACTGACATCAATTTGACACCCATACCCCTCA includes these proteins:
- a CDS encoding C6 zinc finger protein, whose product is MARLGAAKVKTGCITCKIRRVKCDEARPACNRCASTGRKCDGYVTPPTGAYSWSQLLSARPPPTESAPDAELRQLAFFRRNVAPSLSGVLDSYFWTHLVPQFSHQQPAARHAMLAISSLYEKFLEDPLDRSAEKNAFAVTHYNEAIKHLRTTTNQEAVLFVCILFVCIEMLRNRCQTAIEHCRHGINILNDVKTKSNITKDYLEPAFCRLGIFPYFFGVRPETFPAVASPCRVPTPPFHSLLEVQEALDPLLVRTIRFIRMADEYRLGDETCPRPDAATMQERGEIDGLLDAWLGELQAFKERKRIQKCKLMAMREELVERLLESKWLVGKIWIDTCFSRGEAVYDLHMDKFRSIIELARESEAILRAMWTKFPRAKFTFEMGFVPQLAFVLVKCRSLSLRTTAMGLLKALAHEKESCWDLATVTTLAVQVIGFEHGLQLGPDDDMADMVDDGTLPPEERRIKDSALQDDRRVVSSTDGTGILWRKVALLLREPEGPVTVKEEWVSVPLRPKP
- a CDS encoding Cytochrome P450 4V3, giving the protein MHSELLPSIEQCMQQTRMQKSPHKTIVQLALKSLLGASDKEEAPPVDQRFVDTVVSPLKLFMLAGTRHNDDGIFSWPRLGCQSC
- a CDS encoding Cytochrome P450 4V3 translates to MGIFTPGKEKSLAGPVASRLRGGGGKTPRSHLVRSTLTPLTENLDMISFDGEEWKTGRARFNPSFSSKNSWSLVPGVIEDVEVFAGLLRQRAGTDGSWGEVFPLEDLTTNLTIDIIGRAVLDVELNEQTAGPSRFKGHFLDQISRCIVVVNINTWQY
- a CDS encoding GDSL-like Lipase/Acylhydrolase, producing MVSSQIHSKTPAMAHTSRVLLFGLLAAVHAADPYSQYRAVTPAFSSIVVFGDSFSDNGNGSARVSNNAWPTDKYYAGRFSNGPVWPEYVAANLSIPLYDYAVGGATTSNNLVQGYTGPGGTIAVPSVVDQLATFLDKTTPQGGAFAALDSAALAAPLFVVFAGANDILFNPNISASQTHQVLLQVATRLRDAYHSSEVLAISPPDVSKLPYGFYVDTPTKQSLQSYTALLGDLLGRFQRLAVHVDLRPLFEDFEYYAAPLAYGFDPLGKYGSCLEGAYGETPNVTVCEHAERRVYWDEYHPTTQAHSWIAKQVLDVLRGPF